Proteins encoded by one window of Arachis hypogaea cultivar Tifrunner chromosome 1, arahy.Tifrunner.gnm2.J5K5, whole genome shotgun sequence:
- the LOC112788900 gene encoding BTB/POZ domain-containing protein At5g66560: MLSAEKGSTKGQAWFCTTGLPSDIVVEVDDMTFHLHKFPLMSKSRKLHQLITQQEATHSSVARTQTKDEDDYDEDEIVEEQCHVTFTGFPGGSEAFETAAKFCYGVKIDLSPSNVASLRCAGEFLEMTEDYSEDNLVSKTERFLSQQVLKSLKDSVKTLKSCERIVPMAENLGITQRCIDAVVSRASSSDPTLFGWPVSDGVGEAARGSVSKQVPRNGIDAVAGGRRKGGSGGGGADSWFEDLAVLCLPLFKRLIVAMRSANLTPEIIESCVMFYAKRHIPGVSRSNRKPVPSSLTEAEQKELLETVVSYLPLKRSSRLPSATATRFLFRLLRTANILNASEACRDMLEKKIGLQFEEATLDDLLIPSYSYLNETLYDVECVERILSHFLDGLEARIEAGEIDGGGEGSAARSPALMLVGKLFDGYLSEIASDANLNAEKFYNFAISLPDQARLLDDGLYRAIDVYLKAHPWLSESAREKICGLLDCQKLTVEACTHAAQNERLPLRAMVQVLFFEQLQLRHAVAGTLIAAEAATVEPGRLSAAALEREGEEEEGVETLDLEDGGSQVQEERSTWRAAVRENQVLRLDMDSMRTRVNQLERECSSMKRVIENIDKAGPNGGGNGGGWRAALGRKFGCKFKTQVCDSHESTVVDARKGRHQQQQQHHPHHE; the protein is encoded by the exons atgttatcaGCAGAAAAGGGCAGCACAAAAGGACAAGCATG GTTCTGCACCACTGGATTGCCAAGCGACATTGTAGTAGAAGTGGATGACATGACCTTCCATCTTCACAAG TTCCCTTTGATGTCAAAAAGTCGAAAGCTACACCAACTTATAACCCAGCAAGAAGCAACTCATTCCTCTGTCGCCAGAACCCAAACAAAAGATGAAGACGACTACGATGAAGACGAAATAGTGGAAGAACAATGTCACGTGACTTTCACGGGGTTTCCTGGTGGCTCAGAGGCGTTCGAGACGGCGGCAAAATTCTGTTATGGCGTGAAGATCGACCTGTCCCCTTCCAATGTGGCTTCACTCCGTTGCGCTGGCGAGTTTCTCGAGATGACGGAGGATTACTCGGAGGATAACCTGGTGTCCAAGACGGAGAGGTTTCTCTCTCAGCAGGTGCTCAAGAGCCTCAAGGACTCCGTCAAAACCCTAAAATCATGCGAGAGAATCGTACCTATGGCGGAAAACCTCGGCATCACGCAGCGCTGCATCGACGCCGTGGTTTCAAGAGCATCATCTTCGGATCCCACGCTGTTTGGATGGCCAGTAAGCGACGGAGTTGGCGAAGCCGCTCGTGGATCCGTGTCCAAACAGGTTCCACGGAACGGAATCGATGCTGTAGCTGGTGGGAGAAGGAAAGGCGGTTCTGGTGGAGGTGGTGCGGATTCGTGGTTCGAGGATCTCGCGGTTCTTTGTTTGCCGTTGTTCAAGCGGTTGATTGTTGCGATGAGAAGCGCGAATCTGACTCCTGAGATTATTGAGAGCTGTGTTATGTTCTATGCGAAGAGACACATTCCCGGCGTTTCGAGATCGAACCGGAAGCCGGTGCCATCATCGTTGACGGAGGCGGAGCAGAAGGAGCTTCTGGAAACGGTGGTTTCGTACCTTCCTTTGAAGAGGAGTTCGAGATTGCCGTCGGCGACGGCGACGAGGTTCCTGTTCAGGTTGCTCCGAACGGCAAACATACTGAACGCTTCGGAGGCTTGCAGAGACatgttggagaagaagatagGATTGCAGTTCGAAGAGGCCACACTCGATGACCTTCTCATACCGAGTTATTCGTACCTCAATGAAACGCTTTATGATGTGGAATGCGTAGAGAGGATCTTGAGTCACTTCTTGGATGGCTTGGAAGCGAGAATCGAAGCTGGAGAAATCGATGGTGGTGGTGAAGGCAGTGCCGCGAGGTCACCCGCGCTTATGCTTGTAGGAAAACTCTTCGACGGTTACCTTTCCGAGATAGCTTCGGACGCGAATCTCAATGCTGAGAAATTCTACAACTTCGCGATCTCACTTCCGGATCAGGCCAGGCTATTGGACGACGGTCTCTACCGTGCCATTGATGTGTACCTCAAG GCACATCCATGGCTATCAGAATCGGCGAGGGAGAAGATTTGTGGATTGTTGGATTGCCAGAAACTCACAGTCGAGGCGTGCACGCACGCGGCGCAGAACGAGAGACTCCCACTGCGAGCAATGGTTCAGGTGCTGTTCTTCGAGCAGCTTCAGCTACGGCACGCCGTCGCCGGAACACTGATAGCGGCGGAAGCGGCGACGGTGGAGCCAGGGAGGCTCTCCGCGGCGGCGCTggagagagaaggggaagaggAAGAGGGAGTGGAAACGTTAGACTTAGAAGATGGGGGCTCACAGGTGCAGGAGGAGAGGAGTACGTGGCGGGCTGCTGTGAGGGAGAATCAGGTGCTGCGCCTCGACATGGATAGCATGAGGACGCGGGTGAATCAGCTAGAACGCGAGTGCTCCTCTATGAAGAGAGTGATCGAGAATATAGACAAGGCGGGCCCAAATGGAGGCGGAaatggtggtggttggagggcGGCGCTGGGAAGGAAGTTCGGTTGCAAGTTCAAAACGCAGGTTTGCGATTCGCATGAGTCGACGGTGGTTGATGCACGCAAGGGACGCCACCAACAGCAGCAACAGCATCATCCCCATCATGAATAG